Genomic segment of Populus nigra chromosome 6, ddPopNigr1.1, whole genome shotgun sequence:
cattgtttaatccttacgttaatcctccatctcaaagttctcatcaacttcttcttcatctttattattatcattattaagagtattattggtattattattactactactactactactactactagtattattattattattattattattattattattgtcattgttattgttgttactattgttgttgtattattgttgcttataatttatacaattaacctccctatggttcgaccccggtcttgccgggttatttattacttcgacacccctacacttgggaaaagacatcaatcttttggtcgtgtcatccATTTAGCTAACCTGTTAGCTCCAAAGATAGTTGAGATTGATGCTTCCAACTTTGGTTATGGGGGGATTCTTaaacaaatccaaaataacAAAGAACAAATCCTCCAGTACACATCTGCTGATTAGAATGATTGTTAGAAAAACTACTCCATTATCAAAAAAGAGATTCTTTCAATTGTTCTTTGCattacaaaatttcaaagtgatttattaaataaaaaattcattctaCGTGTTGATTGCAAATCCgtaaaaatttttttacaaaaagatgTCCAAAATCTTGCTTCGAAACAGATTTTTGCCAGATGACAGGctattttaagcattttttattttgacattacCTATATTAAACGAGATTCAAATTCCATCCCTGATTTCCTAACCCGTGAATTCCTTCAAAATAGGTCCTGATGCCTCCTCATAAGGCACAATCCAAAGATAAGGGGAAAGCTACCCAAACTCCACCTACAAAACCAGAAAGCCCACAACCTTCTACAAAACTCATGTCTTCAGCCATCCTAGCTACCAAACCTATTAAATCTTGGTATGAGGCagttgttgaagaagaaaaaactacaaaacaatcACAGGAACAACCAAACTTAGTACAACACTAGGTTGATACCATTTCCAAATCTCCAGAATTGCTTAGGGCACTATAAATGGTCTCCCAACAAATCTCTAGTGACTAGGAGTCATAGTCAGGTAGTATTTCCAAACCTATTTCAAAACCACAAGCAGGTTTTCCTCCCCAAAAACCCCTGATTGCTTTACAAACTCCACAACAAAGCTTTTCCAAATCCAAatcaaaatacatttttaaaaataatttccaaaatatttTGACCATGGAAGAAGAATTTTATCATGAAAACCCTTATATTGCAGCTTCTAAACTTTTCCCTCCAAATTGGCATTACAAACCCTGAAATTTAGCCAAACCTCAATCCTACTATGCCACCATCCTTAATATTACAAACTCTGTCAAGTTAAAACACTTCAAATTACATACAACCCACTCCAAACCAACATATTCCACATGCATTATCCAAAAAATCATCCATCCTTCAGAATAGTGACAACCCTTACATCAACCAATATCCTTCCCAATCCACCTCCTCCAACTTATCAGGATTTCAATACTTCATATACATACTGGGATTACCAACAGGCATGGTTTAATGCCTTTTTCCtacaaaacacaaatcataGCCATTCTTGgctcttttattttcatcacgCCATGAAATCTATAAATCTCCCTATTTGGTTCCTCCAATGGTGGGATTATTTTGGTTGTCATACTAACTTCCTCAAAGACCATCCCCTAGTTGAAAACAAATATCTccatttcaaacaaaattttcaacctTCTCCTTTAGAAAGGAAGTTTTCTTCCCTTCTCATTTTCTgtacaaatttttttgttccatAGGTATGTTCATGATTTTATGATTACAACCTCCAAAATTGACACCCAATCCTTGTCTGtaaattcaaaatccaaaattgTGGGATTCCTTTGCGGCTGAATCCAAAAGTTCCAAAGCCGTTACGGAATGCTTACAAAAGAATCAATCAGCTCCTATCATTGATCATCATCCACAATCCAAATTCCTAGCCCGCAAGGCTCAAAGTGTAGCTCTCCTTGCTTTTGCAACAACTAAAGATGAATATCTCCAGCTTTTGTAGGGAATCATACAAAGCCAAGACCCCAAAATGGTCTTTTCCAAATCTAGCTCCTCTGGCTCGTCATCTCCTATCATATCCCTTGGTGACGACAATGAAGATGACTGCTATGACATTCTGCCACCTATCAAAAGACATTAAAGATTCTCCAAAATTATCGGCAGAAGATGACAAAAATACTTTCGATACAGATTCCTCTTTACAAAAAAGTGGTCCCCGCCACTACAAAAGGTGTCTCCCACTTCCAAAAGGTATTTCCCACTTGGAGTCCATTCATACAAAAGGACAAACAACCTTTCGGTGCAAAGGCAAACCTCTCCAGGATGTCTCTTCTATATAAACTGACTCCCTTCCATTGAGAGAGGCAGAACTGGATACAACCAAATCAAGTTTCTCTATAGAGAAATCATACTTCATATGTATTCACAAAACTGTATCAATATATAGTTTGAATTCCAAAACTGTAACCACTATCCCTTTCAAATTTTCTCctgttttatatcaatacaaatttcaaggttcatttatttaaacttttgaatctttacatttttttatttatatttctttaaataattttgcaCATTAAGTATGCTTTGTGTTTAAATAATTGGTCTCGCTCATTCGCATCGGAAATTTGTTTGTTTCATTTTCCAAACTCAGTATATCGGCTGAAAACCTGTGACTCGATCTAAAAATCATTCTCAGGTGTAACAACGCCACGTGTTGTGTAAATTCTTATTACtttggtgtatatatatattctctagcttattgaaaaaaaagaacagagatTTACTTTCTCAAATTCTATCTACTATAAGAGATAGAATTGCAAGCTAAGAGCCTAAAACCTGATTTTAGAgagttttctttcttctctctcttttttttcccttttaatcTGGTTCCTCTTTTATCCTATAACAAAACCCAAAGAATGTTTATGTTTCTATTATcctaatatatatgtatagcaaaatatttaattgcttAATTCGGACCTTAAGGCACAGAATCAAACACGCACCCAGCAGCCGATTTCATAATCCAAAAAATAAGACACAGTACATGCCAAACTAGTTATTCGAACagtcatatatttttatttttattttccaatctCAACATACTCTCAATTTACAACAAAGAAACCAGACCAGAAGGAGAACTCTATCGGAAGGAACATTACCATAAAATCACAAGTGAATGATGATTATCAAAtccttattttatatttttaacactaCCCACCCAAATTATGGCCACCATAGCCAAGCCAGGCCGAGCCAAAGCCATAGCCTACCTTAAACACGTACGGTATCATTAAGGATATAGCTAGTgagatatatataataaaagtgCAAAAGCACTTAAGCATAGGCTTCAGGGTTTTGAAGGAGGTAACCTTCCACAGCTTTGTACATTCCCAGTGCCTTCTCTTTGCCTTCCTTAACCTCCTCTTCGGTAAGCACAATATCACCCTTGGTGTGATAGGtacttttcattttgtttatgcTACCACCATCAGGACCAGGCACAAATTGTACCTCATAAACAACGGTTTCCATCTTATCCAATAATCCTTCACCTTCAATCAAACTGTACGAGTAAGAGAAATTTTCTGGGTCAACAGCTTCAACTCGGTTCTTAACAGACTTAAGACCAATACCTGCAATAATACCATGGACACATGTGCACTTTGTTATAATATTTGCGTAAAAATGTTTTTACATTCACATCAAGACACACTATTACTGGCTATTAGTATTATGCTGTAATGAATTATGGCTTAACTAGTCAATTATAATTTCTCGTTtaagattttcttcttctaaataTGCA
This window contains:
- the LOC133696751 gene encoding major allergen Pru ar 1-like, with protein sequence MGVFAFSDEFTSPVPPARLFKALILDFGNLLPKLLPQLIKSVEFTQGNGEAGSIRQISFQDGIGLKSVKNRVEAVDPENFSYSYSLIEGEGLLDKMETVVYEVQFVPGPDGGSINKMKSTYHTKGDIVLTEEEVKEGKEKALGMYKAVEGYLLQNPEAYA